Proteins found in one Gemmatimonadota bacterium genomic segment:
- a CDS encoding phosphotransferase codes for MNRDAQDRLAHLFRRTFGRGPARIAALGADGSSRKYFRLADKGRTVIGAANDDRRENVAFLTLSRHFNRHGLPVPEIFAEDLEQGVYLQQDLGDETLFSRVAAARAEDGSFSDRLVAMYRQVLDDLSRFQVTAAADLDFSICYPRSRFDAQSIRWDLNYFKYHFLKLVPVDFDEQALENDFERLTAFLLEADTHYFLYRDFQSRNIMWHEGRPHYIDYQGGRQGALQYDVASLLQDAKADIPWEIRDELLDYYVAAAGAYAPLRRDAFLAHYYGYALVRLVQALGAYGYRGLYEGKSHFLTSISHGVRNLEGLLTRAGLPVDLPELGRAWSRIIDDPSLRRMGEVSGEGLTIHLWSFSYHLGLPRDPSGNGGGFVFDCRIVKNPGRIPEYADLTGKDAPVAAFLDELEEARSFLGDAQTMVDRAVEHHLRRGFTDLTVAFGCTGGQHRSVYFAERLAAHLKERPGLKVRLRHREQEDS; via the coding sequence ATGAATCGAGATGCCCAGGACAGGCTGGCACACCTCTTCCGCCGCACGTTCGGCCGTGGACCGGCGCGCATCGCCGCCCTGGGCGCGGACGGCTCGAGTCGGAAGTACTTCCGGTTGGCGGACAAGGGACGGACGGTCATCGGCGCGGCAAACGACGACCGCCGGGAGAACGTCGCCTTCCTTACGCTTTCGCGCCACTTCAACCGCCACGGCCTGCCGGTGCCCGAGATCTTCGCCGAGGACCTGGAACAGGGTGTCTACCTGCAGCAGGACCTGGGTGACGAGACCCTGTTCAGCCGGGTGGCCGCCGCCCGCGCGGAGGACGGATCGTTTTCGGACCGGCTGGTGGCAATGTATCGGCAGGTGCTCGACGACCTGTCCCGATTCCAGGTCACCGCGGCGGCGGACCTGGACTTCTCGATCTGTTATCCCAGGAGCCGGTTCGACGCGCAGTCCATCCGTTGGGACCTGAACTATTTCAAATACCACTTCCTGAAGCTTGTGCCTGTCGACTTCGACGAGCAGGCCCTCGAAAACGATTTCGAGCGGCTCACGGCGTTCCTCCTGGAAGCGGATACCCATTACTTCCTGTACCGCGACTTCCAGTCCCGCAACATCATGTGGCATGAGGGACGCCCGCATTACATCGACTACCAGGGCGGGCGGCAGGGCGCGCTTCAATACGACGTGGCGTCTCTCCTGCAGGATGCCAAGGCCGACATCCCGTGGGAGATTCGGGATGAGTTACTGGACTACTACGTCGCAGCGGCCGGCGCATATGCCCCTCTTCGCCGGGATGCGTTCCTCGCGCACTATTACGGTTACGCCCTGGTCCGTCTCGTGCAGGCGCTGGGCGCTTACGGGTACCGCGGGTTGTACGAGGGCAAGTCCCATTTCCTGACCAGCATCTCCCACGGCGTCCGCAACCTCGAGGGACTGCTCACGCGGGCCGGCCTGCCGGTCGACCTGCCTGAATTGGGCCGGGCCTGGTCGCGCATCATCGACGATCCGTCACTTCGGCGAATGGGCGAGGTTTCCGGAGAAGGACTGACCATCCACCTCTGGAGTTTCTCCTATCATCTCGGCCTGCCCCGGGATCCGAGCGGAAACGGTGGAGGGTTCGTCTTCGACTGCCGGATCGTGAAGAACCCCGGCCGCATTCCGGAATACGCGGACCTGACGGGAAAGGACGCGCCGGTGGCAGCCTTCCTGGACGAACTCGAGGAGGCACGGTCCTTCCTGGGGGATGCGCAGACCATGGTCGACCGGGCGGTCGAACACCACCTGCGCCGCGGGTTCACGGACCTGACCGTCGCCTTCGGGTGCACGGGCGGCCAGCACCGCTCGGTATACTTCGCGGAGCGGCTGGCGGCGCACCTGAAGGAGCGACCGGGCTTGAAGGTTCGGCTCAGGCACCGGGAGCAGGAGGATTCGTGA
- a CDS encoding nucleotidyltransferase family protein, translating to MKAMILAAGLGTRLRPLTDARPKALVTVAGRPMLYWVIARLARHGFTDIIINAHHFAEQIEAFTAAYDGPGVSLTVSVEEEILDTGGGVRKAAWFFDREEPFLVHNVDVLTDLDLSELTTAHRASDAHSASGALVTVAVKKRKSSRHLLFDEAGRLGGWRSDITGETRTVRSMEGPVTALPFMGVYVVSPEALGKMTSTGPFSIVDFFLDLAGTGGTVQAYRAEEALWADLGSVDRIVAAERLFGTDWFADFG from the coding sequence GTGAAGGCCATGATCCTTGCGGCGGGCCTGGGCACCCGGCTGCGGCCTCTCACCGATGCCCGGCCCAAAGCGCTCGTGACGGTGGCCGGCAGACCCATGCTTTACTGGGTGATCGCGCGGCTCGCCCGCCATGGTTTCACCGACATCATCATCAATGCCCACCATTTCGCGGAACAGATCGAAGCCTTCACGGCCGCGTACGATGGCCCCGGCGTTTCACTCACCGTTTCCGTGGAGGAGGAGATCCTGGACACGGGCGGCGGGGTGCGCAAGGCCGCGTGGTTCTTCGACCGCGAGGAGCCGTTCCTGGTGCACAACGTGGACGTGCTGACCGACCTGGATCTGTCCGAATTGACGACGGCCCACCGCGCTTCGGATGCCCATTCGGCGTCGGGCGCCCTGGTCACCGTCGCCGTGAAGAAAAGGAAGAGCTCGCGCCACCTGCTTTTCGACGAGGCGGGAAGGCTGGGCGGTTGGCGTTCGGATATCACGGGAGAGACACGCACGGTCCGGTCGATGGAAGGTCCCGTTACCGCCCTGCCCTTCATGGGTGTCTACGTTGTGTCCCCGGAGGCGTTGGGCAAGATGACCAGTACCGGTCCCTTTTCGATCGTCGACTTCTTCCTGGACCTGGCGGGTACGGGCGGGACCGTTCAGGCCTATCGGGCCGAAGAAGCCCTGTGGGCGGATCTCGGTAGCGTGGACCGGATCGTGGCGGCGGAGCGGCTGTTCGGAACGGACTGGTTCGCGGATTTCGGTTAA
- a CDS encoding MjaI family restriction endonuclease: MLTLLICHCETEESMRLNLYVGEKVFSIIPIIYTSKASTVHDSIKVQLIYYEKKRDGIVFEIPDELLTFKIR, from the coding sequence ATGTTGACGTTACTGATCTGTCATTGTGAAACCGAGGAATCAATGAGATTAAATCTGTACGTGGGTGAAAAGGTGTTTTCAATTATCCCGATTATCTACACGTCCAAAGCCTCAACCGTACACGATTCTATAAAAGTCCAGCTAATCTATTACGAAAAGAAGAGAGACGGGATTGTGTTTGAAATACCAGACGAACTGTTGACTTTTAAGATTCGTTAA
- a CDS encoding type II toxin-antitoxin system HicB family antitoxin: protein MKPMRYRGYPARIEYSDEDGCFVGRVAGIRDIITFHGESVGEVREAFEEAVEFYLESCDERGETPNKPYSGKLLLRIDPEVHAAVAEAAEVDGVSTNHWVSERLSEAVVEKERASTTPKTDSYDSNVKKLNLTICNTAISPGSSSVKTAVLLGAGSSIPAGFPSTKKLTQIVRSGKGVTRESDSSYYIDFNSAVLQEGTTTLVIELVNHLHEVQRQYYEHYGLNRTPNYEDIAYLISQGCEQWKGEIDNPVVLSFIDRLRSDMASEVHELEQYDFKTCINHTENEDLLASLLEESLNYIVDIVWRCLLGNPNSVRQLGVIKHICESSCVTSISTLCHDTHLETFLRNEGIGLADGFRDRYDSGIRYWNGGFSSNGSIPFLKLHGSIDWFELYPHGGTIFDNRVGIVSADLDCQRLQDGSGEWLDTTGRPMLLIGTFNKISQYSAGVFRDLHCCFRSTLNNANQLIVCGYGFGDKGINNEIIDWVSGSRKRRIIVFHPEPDDLLSNARPAIRNNWMKWEKHNSVSVVTKLLEDVDVTDLSL from the coding sequence ATGAAGCCGATGCGCTACAGGGGATATCCGGCGCGCATCGAATACAGCGACGAGGACGGATGTTTCGTCGGACGCGTGGCTGGTATTCGCGACATCATCACTTTTCACGGAGAAAGCGTTGGAGAAGTACGCGAGGCTTTTGAAGAGGCGGTTGAGTTCTACCTGGAAAGCTGTGACGAACGGGGCGAGACTCCGAACAAACCTTATTCCGGGAAACTATTGTTGCGAATTGATCCTGAAGTCCACGCAGCGGTAGCCGAGGCGGCCGAAGTCGACGGAGTGAGTACCAATCATTGGGTTAGTGAAAGACTCTCTGAGGCTGTTGTTGAAAAAGAGCGTGCTTCGACAACACCAAAAACAGATAGCTATGATTCAAATGTAAAGAAGTTGAATCTAACTATATGTAACACCGCCATATCACCAGGAAGCAGTAGTGTGAAAACTGCAGTACTATTGGGAGCAGGATCCTCAATACCAGCGGGATTCCCATCCACAAAAAAACTGACTCAAATAGTACGGTCAGGAAAAGGCGTTACAAGGGAGTCAGATTCGTCCTACTACATAGATTTCAACAGTGCCGTCCTGCAAGAAGGCACAACTACACTTGTGATTGAATTAGTGAATCACCTTCATGAAGTACAGAGACAGTACTACGAACACTATGGCCTAAATCGGACACCAAATTATGAAGATATCGCCTATCTGATTTCGCAAGGATGTGAGCAGTGGAAAGGAGAAATAGACAACCCTGTTGTACTATCTTTCATTGACAGACTTAGAAGTGATATGGCTTCAGAGGTACATGAGTTAGAACAGTATGACTTTAAGACATGTATTAATCATACTGAGAATGAAGACTTGCTTGCATCACTTCTCGAAGAAAGCCTCAATTACATTGTAGATATTGTCTGGCGATGTCTTTTAGGTAACCCGAATTCCGTGAGACAACTTGGTGTAATTAAGCACATCTGCGAAAGCTCCTGTGTCACCAGTATTTCCACGCTTTGTCACGACACCCATCTCGAAACCTTTTTAAGAAACGAAGGTATTGGTCTTGCAGATGGCTTTAGAGATAGATACGACTCCGGAATACGCTATTGGAACGGGGGGTTTTCTTCTAATGGATCGATACCATTCCTAAAGTTACACGGTTCCATTGACTGGTTTGAACTATATCCTCACGGTGGAACGATTTTCGACAATCGGGTAGGAATTGTTTCGGCTGATCTCGATTGTCAACGACTACAAGACGGTAGTGGTGAATGGTTGGATACAACAGGAAGACCAATGCTCCTAATCGGTACGTTTAACAAGATCTCGCAATACAGTGCAGGAGTTTTTCGCGATCTACACTGTTGCTTCCGTTCGACTTTAAACAATGCGAACCAGTTAATTGTATGTGGCTACGGTTTTGGTGACAAAGGTATCAACAACGAGATCATTGACTGGGTGAGTGGTAGTCGAAAGAGACGCATTATCGTATTCCACCCAGAACCAGATGATCTTCTTTCAAATGCACGGCCCGCAATACGTAACAACTGGATGAAGTGGGAGAAGCACAACTCGGTTTCGGTTGTAACGAAACTTCTTGAGGATGTTGACGTTACTGATCTGTCATTGTGA
- a CDS encoding type II toxin-antitoxin system HicA family toxin, with translation MNSRQRKTLEAVFTDPVSSNIEWRQIETLLVSVGCELIEGRGSRIAFKYGTHRADFHRPHPGKEAKPYQVRAAREFLTCMGVTP, from the coding sequence ATGAATAGTCGCCAACGGAAAACCCTGGAAGCAGTTTTTACCGACCCAGTTTCGTCGAACATAGAATGGCGACAAATCGAGACACTTCTTGTTTCAGTGGGTTGCGAGTTAATAGAAGGTCGTGGATCTAGAATAGCTTTCAAGTACGGGACGCATCGAGCCGATTTTCATCGACCTCATCCGGGCAAGGAGGCCAAACCCTATCAGGTACGTGCTGCACGGGAGTTTCTTACATGTATGGGAGTAACACCATGA
- a CDS encoding aminotransferase class V-fold PLP-dependent enzyme: MKPSHDPLVPVDEFPVAQTCTYINAANVTPMYRPAAAAITEWYRDVAEHGSNHFDEEAEATVFDELHRQSARLFNASPTDIAAGSSTTELLSSLAWAVMPGAEANVVSTDVSFPASVYPWRRVANHTGCEIRLAHARGETVDPDRVRDLVDDNTAVVALSHVEFRSGQRWDLAAFADIAHRHDALLVVDATQSAGAVPIDATGMGVDAVAAGAYKWLCGPFGVAVMYLAPHLATRLEPGLVGFRSQKDIWDIRTDPPDYPEDASRFEFSTMAYGLAGGFAKSIGFLVDTGIDRIFAHNQVLADHLIDGLAAIGAEVTSPRNADERSAIVTARFPGRRVADVAQHLKQAGVMVALRGPVIRFSPHLYNRMADVERALEVISGMP; the protein is encoded by the coding sequence ATGAAGCCGTCCCACGATCCGCTGGTACCGGTCGACGAGTTTCCCGTAGCACAGACCTGCACGTATATCAACGCGGCCAACGTGACGCCCATGTACCGTCCTGCGGCCGCGGCGATCACCGAATGGTACCGGGACGTCGCCGAGCACGGCAGCAACCACTTCGACGAAGAAGCCGAAGCCACGGTTTTCGACGAACTCCACCGGCAGTCAGCCCGGCTCTTCAACGCTTCTCCGACGGACATCGCCGCCGGTTCCAGCACCACGGAACTCCTGAGTTCCCTCGCCTGGGCGGTCATGCCCGGCGCGGAGGCCAACGTCGTCAGCACCGACGTTTCCTTCCCCGCCTCGGTGTACCCCTGGCGGCGCGTCGCCAACCACACGGGCTGCGAGATCCGGCTGGCGCATGCGCGGGGAGAAACCGTCGATCCGGATCGCGTCAGGGATCTCGTGGACGACAATACGGCGGTGGTGGCCCTGTCCCACGTGGAGTTCCGCAGCGGCCAGCGCTGGGACCTCGCAGCCTTTGCGGACATCGCACATCGTCACGACGCCTTGCTGGTCGTGGATGCTACGCAGTCGGCCGGTGCGGTGCCCATCGACGCGACCGGCATGGGCGTGGACGCCGTGGCCGCCGGGGCGTACAAGTGGCTGTGCGGCCCTTTCGGCGTGGCCGTCATGTACCTTGCGCCGCACCTGGCCACACGTCTCGAGCCCGGCCTGGTGGGCTTCAGAAGCCAGAAGGACATCTGGGATATCCGCACCGATCCCCCGGACTACCCGGAGGACGCGTCCCGGTTCGAGTTCAGCACCATGGCTTACGGGCTGGCCGGCGGGTTCGCGAAGTCGATCGGGTTCCTCGTGGACACGGGTATCGACCGGATCTTCGCCCACAACCAGGTGCTGGCCGACCACCTCATCGACGGCCTGGCCGCGATCGGCGCCGAGGTTACCTCCCCCCGGAACGCCGACGAGCGATCGGCCATCGTCACTGCGCGCTTCCCCGGCCGCCGGGTTGCCGACGTGGCGCAACACCTGAAACAGGCGGGCGTCATGGTCGCCCTGCGCGGCCCCGTGATCCGCTTCTCGCCCCACCTGTACAACCGGATGGCCGACGTGGAACGGGCGCTTGAAGTGATTTCCGGCATGCCCTGA
- a CDS encoding aminotransferase class I/II-fold pyridoxal phosphate-dependent enzyme, protein MAAAFQPFELERIMSDWEQVVEYNLSESGAHPVEVRELIEHDPDILDRMLDTELGYGYANGSPELREAIAQYYPGANAENVLVTIGCIEANFITFQTLLEGGGEVAVQVPCYLQSWGLAHNLGAVRRTFRLDPDRNWALDTDSLEAAVSDETKLISICNPNNPSGQILTEAEMDAVVRVAEGSGAYLLADEIYAGSEREREEVSPTFYGRYDRVISAGSMSKSFAMPGLRIGWLVGPEDLIRKLWMRHEYLTLSTAKLSNHFLAPLALRPDVRKTIFERTRGYIRRGWDNYRTWIDDNADILSLVPPQATAISFVRYNLKTDSATLVNRLIQEKSVLIGPGDYFGVPNHLRISYGLPPDYLNEGLRRISSLLRQVAEEEAAGSENERGAAAG, encoded by the coding sequence ATGGCAGCGGCCTTCCAGCCATTCGAACTGGAACGCATCATGTCGGACTGGGAGCAGGTCGTGGAGTACAACCTGTCCGAGAGCGGCGCGCATCCGGTTGAAGTCAGAGAACTGATCGAACACGATCCGGACATCCTGGACCGTATGCTCGATACTGAACTGGGCTACGGATACGCGAATGGCTCGCCGGAACTGAGGGAGGCCATCGCCCAGTACTACCCCGGCGCGAACGCCGAGAACGTCCTGGTGACCATCGGCTGCATCGAGGCCAACTTCATCACGTTCCAGACATTGCTGGAAGGTGGCGGAGAGGTGGCGGTCCAGGTGCCCTGCTACCTCCAGAGCTGGGGACTCGCGCACAACCTGGGCGCGGTCCGGCGGACGTTCCGCCTCGATCCCGACCGCAACTGGGCGCTCGATACGGACAGTCTCGAAGCCGCAGTCTCGGACGAAACGAAGCTGATCTCCATCTGCAATCCGAACAATCCATCCGGACAGATCCTGACGGAAGCCGAAATGGACGCCGTCGTCCGTGTGGCCGAAGGCAGCGGCGCCTACCTGCTCGCGGACGAGATCTACGCCGGGTCCGAACGGGAACGCGAGGAAGTGTCGCCCACCTTCTACGGCCGGTACGACCGGGTCATCTCGGCGGGCAGCATGTCCAAGTCCTTCGCCATGCCCGGCCTGCGGATCGGCTGGCTCGTCGGTCCCGAAGACCTGATCAGAAAGCTCTGGATGCGCCACGAGTACCTGACGCTGAGCACGGCCAAGTTGTCCAACCACTTCCTCGCGCCGCTGGCGCTGCGCCCGGACGTGCGGAAGACCATCTTCGAGCGGACGCGGGGCTATATCCGCCGGGGATGGGACAATTACCGGACCTGGATCGACGACAACGCGGACATCCTGAGTCTCGTGCCGCCCCAGGCGACGGCCATTTCCTTCGTCCGGTACAACCTGAAGACCGACTCCGCGACGCTCGTGAACCGGCTGATCCAGGAGAAATCGGTGCTCATCGGGCCGGGTGACTACTTCGGCGTGCCCAACCATCTCCGCATCAGCTACGGCCTGCCGCCCGATTACCTGAACGAGGGGCTTCGCCGGATCTCCAGCCTGCTCCGCCAGGTCGCCGAGGAAGAGGCCGCCGGATCCGAGAACGAGCGCGGCGCGGCCGCCGGCTGA
- a CDS encoding ornithine cyclodeaminase family protein, translating to MPLIVELDRIKEAVEGIDVIQDIEDGFVAYSQGKVQVPPVGEMHFEDPPGNVHIKYGAINDDDYYVIKLASGFNDNPTVGLPRVQGMMLIFNQRTGQPVAFLLDQGYLTNVRTAAMGPVVARALAPKNVSRIGVFGTGLQARMQVEYLKGVVDCTDVIAWGRSAESKASYKNEMEAQGYTVEITDDAGAVAATSNLIIMSTPSLSPLLTADQVRPGTHITAMGSDTPDKIELDPGVLAKADVVVADSIPQCRLRGEIAQAMKAGAITEDKVVELGNVIQDPSLGRTSDDQISIADSTGVAVQDIQISKAVYHAVK from the coding sequence ATGCCGCTCATCGTCGAGCTGGACCGCATCAAGGAAGCCGTAGAGGGCATTGACGTCATTCAGGATATAGAAGACGGTTTCGTCGCCTATTCGCAGGGGAAGGTGCAGGTGCCGCCGGTCGGCGAGATGCACTTCGAGGATCCTCCCGGAAACGTGCATATCAAGTACGGCGCGATCAACGACGACGACTATTACGTCATCAAGCTGGCCTCCGGGTTCAACGACAACCCGACGGTCGGACTGCCTCGCGTCCAGGGCATGATGCTGATCTTCAACCAGCGGACCGGCCAGCCCGTGGCCTTTCTGCTCGACCAGGGCTACCTCACCAACGTGCGCACGGCCGCCATGGGGCCGGTCGTGGCCAGGGCCCTCGCGCCGAAGAACGTCAGCCGCATCGGCGTATTCGGCACGGGTCTCCAGGCGCGCATGCAGGTCGAGTACCTCAAGGGCGTCGTCGACTGCACGGACGTGATCGCCTGGGGCCGTTCCGCCGAGAGCAAGGCCTCCTACAAGAACGAAATGGAAGCCCAGGGATACACCGTCGAGATCACGGATGACGCCGGCGCCGTGGCGGCGACCAGCAATCTCATCATCATGTCCACGCCGTCCCTGTCACCGCTGCTGACCGCCGACCAGGTGCGTCCCGGTACGCACATCACCGCGATGGGTTCCGACACGCCGGACAAGATCGAACTCGATCCAGGCGTCCTCGCGAAGGCCGACGTGGTCGTGGCGGACAGCATTCCGCAATGCAGGCTGCGCGGCGAAATCGCACAGGCGATGAAGGCCGGCGCCATAACCGAGGACAAAGTGGTCGAACTCGGAAACGTGATCCAGGATCCGTCCCTGGGCCGCACTTCCGACGACCAGATCTCGATCGCCGATTCGACGGGCGTCGCGGTACAGGACATCCAGATTTCCAAAGCCGTCTATCACGCCGTAAAGTAA